From the genome of Chroicocephalus ridibundus chromosome 1, bChrRid1.1, whole genome shotgun sequence, one region includes:
- the LOC134522497 gene encoding interleukin-5 receptor subunit alpha-like: protein MARVTVASVMLIISFFQRKTLFSTSLASGQPDAVDDLGLHNILWITKHESRVILSWNNNLTEEETENYTVKYILSYKFFNTTHERKERLQEKKKIIRLELHSGFNAKVKTQLLAKETEDIIKESGWTEFTYKAPPVYIQNLSCIIYNISFFNCTWHIKTEAPEDTQIFFSYRHVGKDFECQQYIKNARKKNIGCHMKEIYFQPSRKINLNITVRDLRNNSGGLSYYKAFVPQTIEKLNPPINVSVSLENRSIIIHWKPPPTIGSARSKCFLYQVKITDRKIVDVTAEKYEYPFHKPAKKCAAQVRVKKDVCIRNKIWSEWSEPVFIHSEKTVDVMLLSLTLFCLLIFLGGLLICAFRRYRCLEVITTPVPHPSDNIKTWLAADETHHQKQMSMQMEMHSEVTMGTPEENGDEIILKQWRRLKASGLENP, encoded by the exons ATGGCACGTGTTACCGTTGCTTCTGTCATGCTGATAATAAGTTTTTTCCAGCGTAAGACACTATTTTCCACTAGCTTGGCAAGTGGACAACCAGATGCAGTAG ATGATCTTGGGCTACATAATATTCTGTGGATTACCAAGCATGAGTCAAGAGTTATCTTGTCCTGGAACAATAACCTGACAGAAGAAGAAACTGAGAATTACACTGTGAAGTATATTTTGAGTTATAAATTCTTCAATACCACTCATGAAAGAAAA gaaagactgcaggagaagaaaaagataataCGTCTTGAGTTACATTCTGGTTTTAATGCTAAAGTTAAAACACAACTTcttgcaaaagaaacagaagacataaTTAAGGAGAGTGGCTGGACAGAATTTACTTACAAGGCACCTCCAG TATATATTCAGAATCTTTCATGCATCATatataacatttcttttttcaattgCACCTGGCATATTAAAACAGAAGCTCCTGAAGATACCCAGATCTTTTTTTCATACAG ACACGTAGGAAAAGATTTTGAATGCCAGcaatatataaaaaatgcaaggaagaaaaatattggatGCCATATGAAAGAGATATATTTCCAACCatcaagaaaaatcaatttaaacaTAACTGTAAGAGATCTGAGAAATAATTCAGGAGGACTGTCTTATTACAAAGCTTTTGTACCTCAGACAATAG agaaactgaACCCGCCGATCAACGTCTCTGTTTCCCTTGAAAACAGAAGTATTATAATTCACTGGAAACCCCCGCCTACTATTGGTTCTGCAAGAAGCAAGTGCTTTTTGTATCAAGTGAAAATAACAGATCGTAAG ATTGTAGATGTCACTGCAGAGAAATATGAGTATCCGTTTcataaaccagcaaaaaaatGTGCAGCACAAGTGAGGGTAAAGAAAGATGTATGCATAAGAAACAAGATTTGGAGCGAATGGAGTGAACCAGTGTTTATTCACAGTG aaaagacagtGGATGTCATGCTGCTAAGCCTCACCTTGTTTTGCCTCCTGATTTTCCTTGGAGGTTTGCTGATATGTGCATTTAGAAG GTATAGATGCCTGGAAGTTATAACCACACCTGTTCCACATCCTTCAGATAATATCAAAACTTGGTTAGCTGCAGATGAGACTCACCACCAG